CGGCGCGCAGGTTGTTCACACTCACCAACAGAATATTGAGCTCATTGGCACGACGACCAAATTCGATTTTTTCGAGCGGATAGTTAACCAAGTCTACATTGTGTTGGTTTTCTTCCAATCGTTTTAAGTATTCATCTCGGTCCAACAACCCATGTTTCTCCATGAAGGATTTCGCCGTCATTGGGTAGGAGAGAGGGAAGTTAGATTTCTGTCCGGTGACTGGAGTATAAAAATACGCGTCGGACCAAACATAAATTAGGTGGCTAGCGATGAAGCAAACAAAAAAGACTGCAGTTAACGGCCGTCCAATACGTTTGTGTGACAATTTACGCTGTTTGCGCCATACCCATTCAGAGAGGCCTAACTCAAGTAAAAAGATGAGCGGCAATACAACAAAGAGGTGTTGTAAATCTGTGCTGATGGCGCTGCTTTTATCGCTAAATAGTAGTTCCCACACCACAGGTGTGAGGTGGAGATTAATAATTTGGTAGGCCTGAGTATCTACTAAAAGAATAGTCAGCCCTGACGTCGCGAAGCAGACCGAGAAAAAGCGGAAGACTGCTCGCGACGGTATCACAAAGGTCAACGGAAACAGGATCAGTAAGTAGAGAGCGAAGACCAAAAAGCCAAAGTGCCCTGCCCAAGATACAGCTAAGTAAAACTGTCCAAGCAAGGTTTCTGGCCATGGTGATTGCGCGATGTATCGCGTACCTATCAGCATCGCAGCTATGATATTAAAGAAGGCAAACCAGTGCCCCCAGCCAACGAGGCGTGAAACGCGTTCGCCGTATGTATTTCCGCTATCTACCATGTGATGTTCTGTAATTTATCCGTTCTTATGATGAATTCAGTTTTTAATTGATGACATCAACGCTTGAGCAAACTTCTCTGCGATTGCTTTACGCTGCCCAGCAGCGACATTCTGATTCAGTACATTTGTGGCAATATTGCCAGCAATCATCAATGTTAACTCTGATGATGCTTCGTGTTTATCAAGAACGGCAGCAATTTCAGTCAAGATTGTTTCAACTTTCTCGTCACTATATTTTGATGTAATTGGCATAGATACTCTGATGATGATAGTAAAAGCGGCTTATGATAACCTACTATGCCTTACAACTGAAACCACAACGATGATAATTTCACTATGAGTCTGCACCTTTCGAATGTCATTTTGCACCAATTGCGCAAAAATGATAACGACGAGCTGGTTGTTAACTTCCGAGCTCAAGCCCTTGATAATGATACATCAACTGAGAACCTTGTGGCTGAATTGCACCGAGTTTTTAATGCAAAATCAGGTAAAGGGTTCGGTTCTTTCCAATCAGACAGCGATTTTCAGCAGTGGTTGCAGGAACTGCGTCAAGGAAATCGCAATTTCTACGACTTCACTCAGCAGAGTGCACAACGTTTGCGTGACGAGCTGTCAAAATACCCGTTTGCCGATGAAGGCATTTTAGTGATGGCGGAGTATCAGTCGCTATCAACAGAATACTTGTTCATTGGTTTACTACCGATGAATCAGAGCCTTAAGGTGACTGAAGGATTAGATATCAGTGCGACGGATTACCTCGATATCAATAAAATGGATATCGCGGCACGCATTGATATCTCAAGCTTCGAGACGGACAAAGAGTCTAATCGTTATCTAAGCTACATTAAAGGTAGAGTAGGACGTAAAGTCGCAGACTTCTTCCTTGATTTTCTCCAAGCCTCGGTTGGATTAGACACTAAACAACAAAACCAAGTGCTAATGCAGGCGGTAGAGGATTTCTGTACCGATTCTAAATTGGAAAAGTCAGAAGCAATTAGTTACAAAAAACAGGTCTACGACTACTGCAATGATCAGATCAAATCAGGGGAAGAGATCGAGATCAAAGAGCTTTCGGGTGAGCTTACGCCAAGCGAAGATGGTACTAGTTTCATCGAATTTACTGAAAAGCATGGTTATGAGCTGGAAGAAAGCTTCCCTGGTGATCGTAGCACAGTAAGAAAACTGACCAAGTACGTGGGAGCTGGTGGCGGTTTGAATATCAGTTTCGATAGTTTACTCATGGGTGAGCGTGTGTTTTACGATCCAGAAACCGACACGTTGACGATCAAAGGAACGCCACCTAATTTGCGTGATCAGTTAACCCGCAATAAATAAACTTACTTTGCTACATTTAGCCGTAGGTTATTTATAAATAAAAAGAGCGCCTAAGGCGCTCTTTTGGGTTTTAAATCATAGTATTACAATCGATTAAGCCGAACTCTTTTCTGAAGAGAGTGCTACACCGGATTCTTCAGGTTCACCAGTAGTGGCTGTCGGTTCACATTTATCGACAAACCAACCCATGTATGAGCAGATAATCGTGATTACAATACAAACAAAGCTTAACCACATGAACGGCGCGTAAGAGAGTGTTGCTACTCCAAGAATGCTTGCCATATAGATACCATTGTCACTCCAAGGCACCATACCTGAGGTTAACGTACCACCAAACTCTGCGTTTCGAGATAGGTTCTTACGTTTGTAACCCAAGCGATCATAATTCTTCGCGCAGATCTTCGGTGTTAATATCAAAGATACGTACATAGCAGAGCCAAATACGTTACCTAAAAACGCTGTGCCAATGGTGCTAGCTGCTAATGAGCCAGAGCTTTTGATGCGGTGTTCAAATAACTTAGCGATGGTCTCCAAAACCCCCACTTTATCTAACAAGCCGCCAAAACCGAGGCCAAAGACGATCACCGCAACAGAACCTAACATTGACGACATACCACCACGGTTAAGAATAGAGTCGATAAAAGGCACGCCTGATTCAATGCTAAATGGAGCCCATGCTGTGTTAAATGCTTGTAGAAAATCCACATCTTGGATCATGACAGCCCAGACAATACCAAGAAGAGAACCAAAACTGATCACTGGGAATGAAGGCATACGCATCGCAAGTAAGCCGAGCACAATCAATACTGGCACAAATGAATATGGCGTGATGTAGAACTGCTGCTCCATTGCATGCATTACGTTTTGTACTTGTGACATGTCAACGTTGCCAGAATAGTGGAACCCAAATAACGTAAACATGATCGCAGTAATGATGTAGCTAATCGAGGCAATAGGTAGCATACCTTTAATGTGCTCAACCACTTCTACATTCGACATACTAGAGGCGAGGATAACCGAATCGGAAAGCGGTGACATCTTGTCGCCAAAGTAGCAGCCAGACAGAACCGCACCCGCTGTAATTGGTGCTGGAACACCTAAACCTTGGCCTATGCCCATCATCGCAATGCCCGCTGTGCCAGCTGCACCCCAAGATGTTCCTGTTGCAAGCGCCGTTAATGAACAGATCACCATGGTTGCCAATAGGAAAATTGACGGGTGAATCGCTTTTAAACCGTAATAAATAATTGTTGGAACAATACCACCTGAAATCCAGGTACCAACCAGAGCACCAACCGCTAAAAGTATTAAAACAGCACCTAGGCCGTTTGATATCCCATTTAGAGCTGCTTTTTCTAAGTCTTGATACTTATGACCAAGGCGAACACCTAAAACTATAATGATAAACCAGCCGATATACAGAGCTAGCTGAATAGGTAGGTCTAATTTCGCAGTAAAGGAGAAAGCTAACAATAAAAATAACCCTAGCGCGACTACTACTTGTAGCACGCTAGGTAAGCGTTTTGGGGCCTGTGCCATTATATATGCCTCATTTCGAATGAATATGCTAGTGGA
This genomic window from Vibrio tritonius contains:
- a CDS encoding YejL family protein, giving the protein MPITSKYSDEKVETILTEIAAVLDKHEASSELTLMIAGNIATNVLNQNVAAGQRKAIAEKFAQALMSSIKN
- the yejK gene encoding nucleoid-associated protein YejK — encoded protein: MSLHLSNVILHQLRKNDNDELVVNFRAQALDNDTSTENLVAELHRVFNAKSGKGFGSFQSDSDFQQWLQELRQGNRNFYDFTQQSAQRLRDELSKYPFADEGILVMAEYQSLSTEYLFIGLLPMNQSLKVTEGLDISATDYLDINKMDIAARIDISSFETDKESNRYLSYIKGRVGRKVADFFLDFLQASVGLDTKQQNQVLMQAVEDFCTDSKLEKSEAISYKKQVYDYCNDQIKSGEEIEIKELSGELTPSEDGTSFIEFTEKHGYELEESFPGDRSTVRKLTKYVGAGGGLNISFDSLLMGERVFYDPETDTLTIKGTPPNLRDQLTRNK
- the nhaC gene encoding Na+/H+ antiporter NhaC encodes the protein MAQAPKRLPSVLQVVVALGLFLLLAFSFTAKLDLPIQLALYIGWFIIIVLGVRLGHKYQDLEKAALNGISNGLGAVLILLAVGALVGTWISGGIVPTIIYYGLKAIHPSIFLLATMVICSLTALATGTSWGAAGTAGIAMMGIGQGLGVPAPITAGAVLSGCYFGDKMSPLSDSVILASSMSNVEVVEHIKGMLPIASISYIITAIMFTLFGFHYSGNVDMSQVQNVMHAMEQQFYITPYSFVPVLIVLGLLAMRMPSFPVISFGSLLGIVWAVMIQDVDFLQAFNTAWAPFSIESGVPFIDSILNRGGMSSMLGSVAVIVFGLGFGGLLDKVGVLETIAKLFEHRIKSSGSLAASTIGTAFLGNVFGSAMYVSLILTPKICAKNYDRLGYKRKNLSRNAEFGGTLTSGMVPWSDNGIYMASILGVATLSYAPFMWLSFVCIVITIICSYMGWFVDKCEPTATTGEPEESGVALSSEKSSA